One Pseudomonas abieticivorans genomic region harbors:
- a CDS encoding GGDEF domain-containing protein produces MPRLSAVRLSHFLPSLLLLLAGLAAAYVRDLNVFFTSLFNVLPTLVLLLGGAYCAVYRRQRELFLMVTVYIAYFLLDTQTDFYRDNGKVREDAAVVFHLCCLILPALYGLYGAWQERTHLFQDMVARFAVLLAVGSVALGLEQSFPQPLLNWLAEIRWPALHGQWMSLIQLAYPMFFLSFALLALQYLREPRPLHAAQLVGLLGLFWALPKTFILPFTLNIMCSQVMLMIAAAVAHEAYQMAFRDELTGLPGRRALNERMQRLGRNYVLAMTDVDHFKKFNDTHGHDVGDQVLRLVASKLSKVTGGGRAYRYGGEEFALVFAAKTLEECMPHLEVIREAIASYQIQLRNPENRPHDDQQGRQRRGVAAASSVSVTISIGAAERLIEHRGPEAVLKSADQALYSAKGAGRNCVVAYGQTRRGAVRTAAG; encoded by the coding sequence TTGCCGCGTCTTTCCGCTGTACGTTTAAGTCATTTCCTCCCTTCGCTGCTGTTGTTGCTGGCAGGGCTCGCGGCTGCTTATGTCAGGGACCTGAACGTATTCTTCACCTCCCTGTTCAATGTGCTGCCCACCTTGGTGCTGCTGCTCGGGGGCGCCTACTGCGCGGTGTACCGACGCCAGCGCGAGCTGTTCTTGATGGTGACGGTGTACATCGCCTATTTTCTGCTCGACACCCAGACCGATTTCTACCGCGACAACGGCAAGGTCCGCGAGGACGCTGCAGTGGTGTTCCACCTGTGCTGCCTGATATTGCCCGCGTTGTATGGCTTGTACGGTGCCTGGCAGGAGCGCACCCATCTATTCCAGGACATGGTGGCGCGCTTTGCCGTGTTGTTGGCGGTAGGCAGCGTGGCCTTGGGCCTGGAGCAAAGCTTTCCACAACCCTTGCTCAACTGGCTGGCCGAGATCCGCTGGCCAGCGTTGCACGGGCAATGGATGAGCCTTATCCAGTTGGCCTACCCGATGTTCTTCCTGTCGTTTGCCCTGTTGGCGCTGCAATACCTGCGCGAGCCACGGCCGCTGCACGCGGCCCAATTGGTGGGCTTGCTGGGGTTGTTCTGGGCGTTGCCGAAAACCTTCATCTTGCCGTTCACGCTCAATATCATGTGCAGCCAGGTAATGCTGATGATTGCCGCAGCGGTGGCTCACGAGGCTTACCAAATGGCCTTTCGCGATGAACTGACCGGCCTGCCGGGGCGTCGGGCGCTCAACGAGCGGATGCAGCGCCTGGGACGCAATTACGTGCTGGCGATGACCGACGTCGATCACTTCAAGAAATTCAACGACACCCATGGTCACGATGTCGGCGACCAGGTACTCCGCCTGGTGGCCAGCAAGCTGTCCAAAGTGACCGGTGGTGGCCGTGCCTATCGCTACGGGGGCGAGGAATTTGCCTTGGTGTTCGCTGCCAAGACCCTGGAGGAGTGCATGCCGCACCTGGAGGTGATCCGCGAGGCAATTGCCAGTTACCAGATCCAGTTGCGCAACCCCGAAAACCGCCCCCACGATGACCAGCAAGGCCGCCAGCGCCGGGGCGTTGCGGCGGCCAGCAGCGTGTCGGTAACCATTAGTATCGGTGCGGCCGAGCGACTGATCGAGCACCGCGGGCCAGAAGCAGTGCTGAAGTCTGCAGACCAGGCGCTTTACAGCGCCAAGGGGGCGGGGCGTAACTGTGTGGTGGCGTACGGGCAAACCCGGCGGGGTGCAGTCAGGACTGCAGCGGGGTGA
- a CDS encoding acyl-CoA dehydrogenase C-terminal domain-containing protein, with protein sequence MADYKAPLRDMRFVLNEVFDVASLWAQLPGLADVVDTETVEAILEEAGKVTGKSIAPLNRSSDEEGCHWNDTVVTTPAGFPEAYQMYADGGWVGVGGDPVYGGMGMPKVVSAQVEEMVNSSSLAFGLYPMLTAGACLSINAHASEALKSTYLPNMYAGVWAGSMCLTEAHAGTDLGIIRTKAEPQADGSYKVSGTKIFITGGEHDLTENIIHLVLAKLPDAPAGPKGISLFLVPKFMVNADGSLGARNAVTCGSIEHKMGIQASATCVMNFDAAVGYLVGEPNKGLNAMFTMMNYERLGVGIQGLASAERSYQNAVEYARDRLQSRSPTGPKATDKVADPIIVHPDVRRMLLTMKAANEGGRAFSTYVAMQLDTAKFSEDPATRKRAEDLVALLTPVAKAFLTDLGLETTVHGQQIFGGHGFIREWGQEQLVRDVRITQIYEGTNGIQALDLVGRKVVGSGGVFYKLFADEIRHFTASANADLAEFTKPLNAAVDNLDELTAWLLDRAKSNPNEIGAASVEYLQVLGYTAYAYMWALMAKAALGKEGQEDFYASKLGTARFYFARLLPRIHSLTASVKAGSESLFLLSAEQF encoded by the coding sequence ATGGCCGATTACAAAGCCCCCCTGCGCGATATGCGCTTCGTCCTCAACGAAGTCTTCGACGTAGCCAGCCTATGGGCGCAATTGCCTGGCCTTGCAGACGTGGTCGATACCGAAACGGTGGAAGCGATTCTCGAAGAAGCCGGCAAAGTGACCGGCAAAAGCATTGCCCCGCTCAATCGCAGCAGTGACGAGGAAGGCTGCCACTGGAACGACACGGTGGTGACCACCCCGGCCGGTTTCCCCGAGGCCTATCAGATGTACGCCGACGGCGGTTGGGTCGGTGTGGGCGGCGATCCGGTATACGGCGGCATGGGCATGCCCAAGGTGGTTTCCGCGCAGGTCGAGGAGATGGTCAACTCGTCCAGCCTGGCCTTCGGCTTGTACCCGATGCTGACCGCCGGCGCCTGCCTGTCGATCAACGCCCACGCCAGTGAAGCGCTTAAAAGCACCTACCTGCCGAACATGTACGCCGGCGTGTGGGCCGGTTCCATGTGCCTGACCGAAGCGCATGCGGGCACTGACCTGGGCATCATCCGCACCAAGGCCGAGCCCCAGGCAGACGGCTCCTACAAGGTCAGCGGCACGAAGATCTTCATCACCGGTGGCGAACACGACCTCACCGAAAACATCATCCACCTGGTACTGGCCAAGCTGCCGGACGCGCCAGCGGGGCCCAAGGGCATTTCGCTGTTCCTGGTGCCCAAGTTCATGGTCAATGCCGATGGCAGCCTGGGTGCGCGTAACGCCGTGACCTGCGGCTCCATCGAACACAAAATGGGTATCCAGGCCTCTGCCACGTGCGTGATGAACTTTGACGCGGCCGTGGGTTACCTGGTGGGCGAGCCGAACAAAGGCCTGAACGCCATGTTCACCATGATGAACTACGAGCGCCTGGGCGTTGGTATCCAGGGCCTGGCTTCGGCCGAGCGCTCCTATCAAAACGCAGTCGAGTACGCCCGCGATCGCTTGCAAAGCCGCTCGCCGACCGGGCCGAAAGCCACCGACAAGGTCGCCGACCCGATCATCGTCCACCCGGACGTGCGCCGTATGCTGTTGACCATGAAAGCGGCCAACGAAGGCGGCCGGGCGTTCTCCACTTACGTGGCGATGCAGCTGGACACCGCCAAGTTCAGCGAAGACCCTGCCACTCGCAAGCGTGCCGAAGACTTGGTCGCGTTGCTCACCCCGGTGGCCAAGGCCTTCCTGACCGACCTGGGCCTGGAAACCACCGTGCACGGCCAGCAGATCTTCGGCGGCCATGGCTTTATCCGCGAGTGGGGCCAGGAGCAACTGGTGCGCGACGTGCGCATCACCCAGATCTACGAAGGCACCAACGGCATCCAGGCGCTTGACCTGGTGGGGCGCAAGGTGGTCGGTAGCGGCGGTGTGTTCTATAAACTGTTCGCCGACGAGATTCGCCACTTCACCGCCAGCGCCAACGCGGACCTTGCCGAATTCACCAAGCCGCTGAACGCGGCTGTGGATAACCTTGACGAACTGACTGCCTGGCTGCTGGACAGGGCCAAGAGCAACCCGAACGAAATTGGCGCAGCGTCAGTGGAATACCTGCAGGTGCTCGGCTACACCGCCTATGCCTACATGTGGGCATTGATGGCCAAGGCGGCCTTGGGCAAGGAAGGCCAGGAGGATTTCTATGCGAGCAAACTGGGTACGGCGCGTTTCTATTTCGCTCGCCTGTTGCCACGTATTCACTCCCTGACCGCTTCGGTGAAAGCCGGTAGTGAGTCGCTGTTTTTGTTGAGCGCTGAGCAATTCTGA
- a CDS encoding LysR family transcriptional regulator, producing the protein MDFRQLRYFVAVYEEGHVGRAAERLSLSQPALSQQIRQLEHGLDVSLFERGNKRLLPTLAAHTLYNHALPLLDGLHQAHEALRSFQGQAVRTLAIGVLQTVHPSLVPQLLERVRKAQPHLVVQIYELSGLEIERRLLNGLLDIGISYLPPRQPGLHGVLLYEDELQLVIPNDHPLREFKKVSMAQAAELPMLLLGEEFQIRQIWQSQLANLGRRPHVQAELNSMAGILESLPHTRLATVLPGRAQQIRSDRDLLWKPLSEPRVPLKVGLVYRDAQRQQASVELLRTLLEEVVKPRQELP; encoded by the coding sequence ATGGATTTCAGACAGCTGCGTTATTTCGTCGCAGTATACGAAGAGGGCCACGTGGGCCGCGCCGCCGAGCGCCTGTCATTGTCGCAACCGGCACTCTCGCAACAGATCCGCCAACTGGAACATGGTTTGGACGTAAGCCTGTTCGAGCGCGGCAACAAACGCCTGTTGCCGACCCTGGCCGCGCACACCTTGTACAACCACGCCCTGCCCTTGCTCGATGGCCTGCACCAGGCGCACGAAGCCCTGCGCAGCTTCCAAGGCCAGGCGGTGCGTACCCTGGCCATCGGCGTGCTGCAAACCGTGCACCCAAGCCTGGTGCCGCAATTGTTGGAGCGGGTGCGCAAGGCGCAACCGCACCTGGTGGTGCAGATCTATGAACTGTCGGGGCTTGAGATCGAGCGGCGCCTGCTCAACGGCTTACTGGACATCGGCATCAGTTACCTGCCACCGCGCCAGCCCGGGCTGCATGGCGTGCTGCTGTATGAGGATGAACTGCAACTGGTGATCCCCAATGACCACCCCTTGCGCGAATTCAAGAAGGTGTCCATGGCCCAGGCTGCCGAACTGCCCATGCTGTTGCTGGGCGAGGAGTTCCAGATCCGCCAGATCTGGCAGTCACAACTGGCCAATTTGGGCCGCCGCCCGCACGTGCAGGCCGAACTCAACAGCATGGCCGGCATTCTCGAAAGCCTGCCCCACACTCGCCTGGCAACGGTATTGCCAGGGCGCGCGCAACAGATTCGCAGCGATCGTGACCTGCTCTGGAAACCATTGAGCGAACCACGGGTGCCATTGAAAGTGGGTTTGGTGTACCGCGACGCTCAGCGTCAGCAAGCCTCTGTGGAGTTGCTGCGCACCTTGCTTGAGGAGGTGGTGAAGCCGCGCCAGGAACTGCCCTGA
- a CDS encoding aspartate aminotransferase family protein: protein MGVLSRIRFAKPSRVCAQEVEHSAPSFIRGQGSWLWSEEGRAYLDFYQGAAANSLGHSPEVLVNTLNAQAQAVLHTGYPSRPAHALAERLCQATGSDQAYLFNSGSDACEAAIRLARRWGLRYRNGAGGIITARHGCHGRHLTAHDRTEVPFNDLPALHAAVDSRTVAIMLEPIQGAAGVIPASELYLKGVERLCRELGILLILDEVQTGMGRCGALLAEQTYGVRADILAVGKGLGGGMPVGAVLARGKACCLEPADLGFSHQGNALMSMAGLAVLNAILAPGLLAQVADSGRYLRDGLVRLAHRHGQGIVRGQGLLWGLQLSDDGAQALVKAARQEGLLLSAPQADCLRFTPALNVSKGNIDDMLLRLARAFARVRTAQLQARKH, encoded by the coding sequence ATGGGTGTGTTGTCAAGAATCCGGTTTGCAAAACCCTCACGGGTATGCGCTCAGGAGGTCGAGCACTCGGCGCCGTCGTTCATTCGCGGTCAAGGCTCCTGGCTTTGGAGCGAGGAGGGGCGTGCCTACCTCGATTTTTACCAAGGCGCTGCGGCCAACAGCCTTGGCCACAGCCCTGAAGTACTGGTCAATACCCTTAACGCGCAAGCCCAGGCGGTATTGCACACCGGTTACCCTTCGCGCCCAGCCCATGCACTGGCCGAGCGCCTGTGCCAGGCAACCGGCAGCGACCAGGCCTATCTCTTCAACAGTGGCAGCGATGCCTGTGAAGCTGCCATCCGCCTGGCGCGCCGCTGGGGCCTGCGTTATCGCAACGGCGCAGGCGGCATCATTACCGCGCGGCACGGCTGCCATGGCCGCCATCTAACCGCGCACGACCGCACCGAGGTGCCCTTCAACGATTTGCCTGCCCTGCACGCGGCGGTGGACTCGCGCACGGTTGCGATCATGCTGGAGCCCATCCAAGGCGCGGCCGGCGTTATCCCGGCCAGCGAACTTTACCTCAAGGGTGTCGAACGCTTGTGCCGCGAGTTGGGCATTTTGTTGATCCTGGATGAGGTGCAGACCGGCATGGGCCGCTGTGGCGCATTGCTGGCCGAACAGACCTATGGCGTGCGTGCCGACATCCTGGCCGTGGGCAAAGGCCTGGGCGGCGGCATGCCGGTGGGCGCCGTATTGGCGCGCGGTAAGGCCTGCTGTTTGGAGCCCGCAGACTTGGGCTTCAGCCATCAGGGCAATGCACTGATGAGCATGGCTGGCCTGGCGGTGCTGAACGCCATCCTGGCGCCCGGCCTCCTGGCCCAGGTGGCCGACAGTGGTCGATATTTGCGTGACGGCCTGGTTCGCCTTGCGCACCGGCATGGCCAAGGCATCGTCCGTGGGCAGGGTTTGTTGTGGGGCCTGCAACTGAGCGATGACGGCGCGCAGGCGTTGGTCAAGGCAGCCCGGCAGGAGGGCCTGCTATTGAGCGCCCCGCAAGCCGACTGCCTGCGCTTCACCCCGGCGCTGAATGTCAGCAAAGGCAATATCGACGACATGCTCCTGCGCCTGGCCCGCGCATTCGCCCGCGTGCGCACCGCGCAACTGCAGGCACGCAAACACTGA
- a CDS encoding YqaE/Pmp3 family membrane protein: MDIIRIIIAILLPPLGVFLQVGFGGAFWLNILLTLCGYIPGIVHAVYIIAKR; encoded by the coding sequence ATGGACATCATTCGCATCATCATCGCCATCCTCCTGCCGCCACTGGGCGTCTTCCTGCAAGTGGGCTTCGGCGGTGCTTTCTGGCTGAACATCTTGCTGACCCTGTGCGGCTATATCCCGGGGATCGTGCATGCGGTGTATATCATTGCCAAGCGTTGA
- a CDS encoding alpha/beta hydrolase family protein, whose protein sequence is MTETHASSPKLEHFSAAQAVAAGTDFAELRVGPTGLFWNEFRPQDAACRIWRWHAGSAQRLTPDGFSVRSRVYEYGGGSFCLTDDGVIFVNESDQQLYWQSLDGGQPRALTQGQRRYGDLQYAAGQVLAVEETHGADHVEHRLVAIALSDNQRQMLAEGADFYAAPTMDCSGQRLAWIEWSRPHQPWTQTRLMTCARQPDGQWGSASAVAGHTHAQSLQQPRFDAQGNLHCLSDLNGYWQPWAQTCEGWAPLRAKDADHAGAPWQLGACTWLPLGDQGFLASWFEDGFSRLGICAANGLVEDYSVDYSRFRSLSIDEDFIYAIAASAICPSVVVAIHRHSREVQVLAGGSVPLAIEHISRPLPLRYPSGGSEAYGFFYPAMNGDSQPPLVVFIHGGPTSACYPVFDPRIQYWTQRGFAVADLNYRGSSSYGRDYRQALHLKWGEADVEDACAVVSHLAGRGLINPEQAFIRGGSAGGYTTLCALAFRNVFRAGASLYGVSDPIALARATHKFEGDYLDWLIGDPIADEARYRARTPLFHAHQIKAPVIFFQGELDAVVVPQQTRDMLKALHDNGLTAEAHFYPDERHGFRQAANLANALELEWGFYCRVIEAGR, encoded by the coding sequence ATGACCGAAACTCACGCCTCATCGCCAAAGCTTGAACACTTCAGTGCCGCCCAGGCCGTAGCCGCCGGTACCGACTTCGCAGAGTTGCGGGTCGGGCCGACCGGCCTGTTCTGGAACGAGTTCCGCCCCCAGGACGCCGCCTGCCGGATCTGGCGTTGGCATGCCGGCAGCGCGCAGCGCCTGACCCCCGACGGTTTCAGCGTACGCAGCCGCGTGTACGAATACGGCGGTGGCTCGTTCTGCCTGACCGATGACGGCGTGATCTTCGTCAACGAAAGCGACCAGCAGCTTTATTGGCAATCGCTGGACGGCGGCCAACCTCGGGCGCTCACCCAAGGCCAACGTCGCTACGGCGACCTGCAGTACGCCGCGGGCCAAGTATTGGCAGTCGAGGAAACCCATGGGGCCGATCACGTCGAGCACCGGCTGGTGGCTATAGCACTGAGCGACAACCAGCGCCAAATGCTCGCCGAAGGTGCTGACTTCTACGCCGCGCCCACGATGGACTGTAGCGGCCAGCGCCTGGCCTGGATCGAGTGGAGCCGGCCCCACCAGCCCTGGACCCAAACCCGCTTGATGACCTGTGCGCGCCAACCCGACGGTCAATGGGGCTCTGCGAGCGCCGTGGCGGGGCATACTCACGCGCAATCGCTGCAACAGCCGCGTTTTGACGCACAGGGAAACCTGCACTGCCTGTCCGATCTCAATGGGTATTGGCAGCCTTGGGCGCAAACCTGCGAAGGCTGGGCACCCCTGCGTGCCAAGGATGCCGACCACGCCGGCGCCCCCTGGCAACTGGGCGCTTGCACCTGGCTACCCTTGGGTGACCAGGGGTTTCTGGCCAGTTGGTTCGAAGACGGCTTTTCCCGCCTGGGTATTTGCGCGGCCAACGGCTTGGTCGAAGACTACAGCGTCGACTACAGCCGCTTTCGCAGCCTGAGCATCGACGAGGACTTTATCTACGCCATCGCCGCCTCGGCGATCTGCCCGTCGGTCGTCGTGGCTATCCATCGCCATAGCCGCGAGGTGCAAGTATTGGCCGGCGGCAGCGTGCCTTTGGCCATCGAACACATCAGCCGCCCGCTGCCCCTGCGCTACCCCAGTGGTGGCAGCGAGGCCTACGGCTTCTTCTACCCGGCCATGAATGGTGATAGCCAGCCGCCGTTGGTCGTGTTTATCCATGGCGGCCCTACGTCAGCCTGCTACCCGGTGTTCGACCCGCGCATTCAATATTGGACCCAACGCGGCTTCGCCGTGGCCGACCTCAACTACCGTGGGAGCAGCAGTTACGGCCGCGACTATCGCCAGGCACTGCACTTGAAATGGGGCGAGGCGGATGTAGAGGACGCCTGCGCAGTGGTCAGCCACCTGGCCGGGCGCGGCCTGATCAACCCCGAACAGGCCTTCATTCGCGGCGGCAGCGCGGGTGGCTACACCACCCTGTGCGCCCTGGCGTTTCGCAACGTGTTCCGCGCCGGCGCCAGCCTGTACGGGGTAAGCGACCCGATCGCGCTGGCCCGCGCCACCCACAAGTTCGAAGGCGATTACCTGGACTGGCTGATCGGCGACCCCATTGCCGACGAAGCCCGCTACCGAGCCCGTACTCCGCTGTTCCACGCTCACCAGATCAAGGCCCCGGTGATCTTCTTCCAAGGCGAACTGGACGCTGTGGTCGTGCCCCAGCAAACCCGTGACATGCTCAAGGCCCTGCACGACAACGGCCTTACGGCCGAAGCGCACTTTTACCCCGACGAGCGCCATGGCTTCCGCCAGGCCGCTAACCTGGCCAATGCGCTGGAGTTGGAGTGGGGGTTTTATTGCCGGGTGATCGAGGCTGGGCGCTAG
- the pqqE gene encoding pyrroloquinoline quinone biosynthesis protein PqqE has translation MQSTGSNLPELPATPAVGLPLWLLAELTYRCPLQCPYCSNPLDFAAQGKELSTEQWFKVFREAREMGAAQIGFSGGEPLVRQDLAELIAEARQLGFYTNLITSGIGLTEQKIADFKTAGLDHIQISFQASDEQVNNLLAGSKKAFAQKLEMARAVKAHGYPMVLNFVTHRHNIDKIDRIIELCIALEADFVELATCQFYGWAHLNRVGLLPTKEQLVRAERITNEYRAKLEAEGNPCKLIFVTPDYYEERPKACMNGWGSIFLTVTPDGTALPCHGARQMPIQFPNVRDHTMQHIWYDSFGFNRFRGYDWMPEPCRSCDEKEKDFGGCRCQAFMLTGDASNADPVCSKSADHGIILKAREEAEHATQTIEQLAFRNDRNSRLIAKA, from the coding sequence GTGCAGAGCACTGGATCGAACTTGCCTGAGCTGCCGGCCACGCCTGCGGTCGGCTTGCCCTTGTGGCTGCTGGCCGAGCTGACCTACCGCTGCCCGCTGCAATGCCCGTACTGCTCCAACCCCCTGGACTTCGCCGCTCAGGGCAAGGAGCTGAGCACCGAGCAGTGGTTCAAGGTATTTCGTGAAGCCCGGGAAATGGGCGCTGCACAAATCGGCTTTTCCGGTGGCGAACCGCTGGTGCGCCAAGACCTCGCCGAGCTGATTGCCGAGGCCCGCCAACTGGGTTTCTACACCAACCTGATCACCTCGGGCATTGGCCTGACCGAACAAAAAATCGCCGACTTCAAGACCGCCGGCCTGGACCACATTCAAATCAGCTTCCAGGCCAGCGACGAGCAGGTGAACAACCTGCTGGCCGGCTCGAAAAAAGCTTTTGCGCAAAAGCTGGAAATGGCCCGCGCGGTGAAAGCCCACGGCTACCCGATGGTGCTGAACTTCGTGACCCACCGGCACAACATCGACAAGATCGACCGCATCATCGAACTGTGCATCGCGCTGGAGGCAGACTTTGTTGAACTCGCCACCTGCCAGTTCTATGGTTGGGCGCACTTGAACCGCGTCGGCCTGTTGCCCACCAAAGAGCAATTGGTGCGTGCCGAACGCATCACCAACGAATACCGCGCCAAGCTCGAAGCCGAAGGCAACCCCTGCAAGCTGATTTTCGTGACACCGGATTACTACGAAGAGCGCCCCAAGGCCTGCATGAACGGTTGGGGCAGCATCTTCCTCACCGTGACACCCGACGGCACGGCGCTACCGTGCCATGGCGCACGGCAGATGCCCATACAGTTCCCCAACGTGCGCGATCACACCATGCAACACATTTGGTATGACTCTTTCGGTTTCAATCGCTTCCGCGGCTATGATTGGATGCCCGAACCTTGTCGCTCCTGCGACGAGAAAGAAAAGGATTTCGGTGGCTGCCGTTGCCAGGCGTTCATGCTGACGGGCGATGCCAGTAATGCCGATCCTGTGTGCAGCAAGTCCGCCGATCACGGGATCATCCTCAAGGCCCGTGAAGAGGCGGAGCACGCCACTCAGACGATTGAACAACTGGCCTTCCGCAATGACCGAAACTCACGCCTCATCGCCAAAGCTTGA
- the pqqD gene encoding pyrroloquinoline quinone biosynthesis peptide chaperone PqqD, producing the protein MSFDRNLTPKWRTGYRFQYEPAQKGHVLLYPEGMIKLNESASAIGGLIDGVRTVADVIAELDKQFPGVPELGADIEQFMEVARAEHWIELA; encoded by the coding sequence ATGAGTTTTGATCGCAACCTGACCCCCAAATGGCGCACCGGCTATCGCTTCCAGTACGAACCGGCGCAGAAAGGCCACGTGCTGCTCTATCCTGAAGGGATGATCAAGCTCAACGAAAGCGCCAGCGCCATCGGCGGGCTGATCGACGGCGTACGCACGGTAGCCGACGTTATCGCCGAACTGGACAAGCAATTCCCTGGCGTACCCGAGCTCGGTGCCGACATCGAGCAATTCATGGAGGTCGCTCGTGCAGAGCACTGGATCGAACTTGCCTGA
- the pqqC gene encoding pyrroloquinoline-quinone synthase PqqC — protein MTDTKAMSPAEFEQALRAKGAYYHIYHPYHVAMYEGRATKAQIQGWVANRFYYQVNIPMKDAAILANCPDREVRREWIQRLLDHDGAPGEDGGIEAWLRLGQSVGLDPDQLRSQELVLPGVRFAVDAYVNFARRASWQEAASSSLTELFAPQIHQSRLDSWPQHYPWIDPAGYEYFRTRLGQARRDVEHGLAITLQHYTTAEGQQRMLEILQFKLDILWSMLDAMTMAYELNRPPYHSVTDQRAWHKGIAL, from the coding sequence ATGACCGACACCAAGGCAATGTCGCCCGCCGAATTCGAGCAGGCCCTGCGCGCCAAAGGCGCCTACTACCACATCTATCACCCCTACCACGTGGCCATGTATGAAGGCCGGGCGACCAAGGCGCAGATCCAGGGCTGGGTGGCCAACCGCTTTTATTACCAGGTGAACATCCCGATGAAGGATGCGGCGATCCTGGCCAACTGCCCGGACCGCGAAGTGCGCCGCGAGTGGATTCAGCGGCTGCTGGACCACGACGGTGCACCGGGTGAAGACGGAGGCATCGAAGCCTGGCTGCGCCTGGGCCAGTCGGTAGGCCTGGACCCAGACCAGTTGCGCTCCCAGGAACTGGTGCTGCCTGGCGTACGCTTCGCGGTGGACGCCTACGTCAACTTCGCCCGCCGCGCCAGTTGGCAGGAAGCTGCCAGCAGCTCGCTGACCGAGCTGTTCGCCCCGCAAATCCACCAGTCGCGCCTGGACAGCTGGCCGCAGCACTACCCGTGGATCGACCCGGCCGGCTACGAGTACTTCCGCACCCGCCTGGGCCAGGCACGCCGCGACGTGGAACATGGGCTGGCGATTACCCTGCAGCACTACACCACTGCCGAAGGCCAGCAGCGCATGCTGGAAATCCTGCAGTTCAAACTGGACATCCTCTGGAGCATGCTCGACGCCATGACCATGGCCTACGAGCTGAACCGTCCGCCCTACCATAGCGTCACCGACCAGCGTGCCTGGCACAAAGGGATCGCCCTATGA
- the pqqB gene encoding pyrroloquinoline quinone biosynthesis protein PqqB — MYIQILGSAAGGGFPQWNCNCVNCKGFRDGTLNARARTQSSIALSDDGIHWVLCNASPDIRAQLQGFAPMQPARALRDTGIDAIILLDSQIDHTTGLLSLREGCPHQVWCTDMVHQDLTSGFPLFNMLTHWNGGLSWNRIELEGSFVIPACPNLRFTPFPLRSAAPPYSPHRFDPHPGDNLGLIVEDLRTGGKLFYAPGLGQVDDTLLGHMADADCLLVDGTMWDDDEMQRRGVGTRTGREMGHLAQNGPGGMLEVLDTLSKPRKVLIHINNTNPILDEDSPERAEVTRRGVEVAFDGMSIEL; from the coding sequence ATGTACATCCAGATTCTAGGTTCAGCCGCCGGTGGCGGGTTCCCGCAGTGGAACTGCAATTGCGTCAACTGCAAAGGCTTTCGCGACGGCACGCTCAACGCCCGCGCCCGTACGCAGTCGTCCATCGCACTGTCCGACGACGGCATCCACTGGGTCTTGTGCAACGCATCGCCGGATATCCGCGCCCAACTGCAAGGCTTTGCGCCGATGCAACCGGCCCGCGCGCTGCGCGACACCGGCATCGACGCGATCATTTTGCTGGACAGCCAGATCGACCATACCACCGGCTTGCTGAGCCTGCGCGAAGGCTGCCCGCATCAAGTGTGGTGCACCGACATGGTCCACCAGGACCTGACCAGCGGTTTTCCGCTGTTCAACATGCTCACCCACTGGAACGGCGGCCTTTCCTGGAACCGTATCGAGCTTGAGGGCAGCTTCGTGATCCCGGCCTGCCCGAACCTGCGCTTCACCCCGTTCCCCCTGCGCAGTGCCGCACCGCCCTACTCGCCGCACCGCTTCGACCCGCACCCGGGCGACAACCTGGGCCTGATCGTCGAAGACCTGCGCACCGGCGGCAAGCTGTTCTACGCACCAGGCCTGGGCCAGGTCGACGACACCCTGCTGGGCCACATGGCCGATGCCGACTGCCTGCTGGTGGACGGAACGATGTGGGACGATGACGAAATGCAACGGCGCGGCGTGGGCACCCGCACCGGCCGCGAGATGGGCCACCTGGCACAAAACGGCCCGGGCGGCATGCTCGAAGTCCTCGATACCTTGAGCAAGCCACGCAAGGTGCTAATCCATATCAACAACACCAACCCGATCCTCGACGAAGACTCGCCCGAGCGCGCCGAAGTGACCCGCCGCGGCGTCGAAGTGGCCTTCGATGGCATGAGCATCGAGCTGTAG
- the pqqA gene encoding pyrroloquinoline quinone precursor peptide PqqA yields the protein MWTKPAYTDLRIGFEVTMYFASR from the coding sequence ATGTGGACCAAGCCTGCTTACACCGACCTGCGTATCGGTTTCGAAGTCACCATGTACTTCGCAAGCCGCTAA